The Shewanella japonica genome has a window encoding:
- a CDS encoding MarR family winged helix-turn-helix transcriptional regulator: MKKYEELLVSLRQVIRAIDLYSKKLSKETGLTSPQLLVLQAIADHDNAMVKEVALTINLSSATITSILDRLEKRELVTRTRSLTDKRKVGISLTEKGKDIIKDSPTPLQEHFITRFESMEEWEQSQMLATMQRISSMMDAEDLDASPVLEVGQLHTHEHQ, from the coding sequence ATGAAAAAGTATGAAGAGTTACTCGTCTCTTTGCGGCAAGTGATTCGAGCCATTGATTTATATTCAAAAAAGCTGAGTAAAGAAACTGGATTGACTAGCCCACAATTATTAGTGCTCCAAGCAATTGCAGATCATGATAATGCGATGGTAAAAGAGGTCGCACTGACAATTAATCTCAGCTCTGCCACGATTACGAGTATTTTAGATAGATTAGAAAAACGTGAACTGGTGACGCGCACAAGGTCATTAACGGACAAGCGTAAAGTGGGGATTAGTTTAACGGAAAAAGGCAAAGACATCATAAAAGACTCGCCAACACCGCTACAAGAGCACTTTATTACCCGTTTTGAATCAATGGAAGAATGGGAACAGTCGCAAATGCTGGCCACTATGCAGCGTATTTCAAGTATGATGGATGCTGAAGATTTAGATGCATCACCTGTCTTAGAGGTGGGTCAGTTACATACCCACGAGCATCAATAA